In the genome of Chitinivibrio alkaliphilus ACht1, one region contains:
- a CDS encoding helix-turn-helix transcriptional regulator — protein MDRKVLRVFTLIQILLDTTYPLSLDDMELRLEERGIALPSRRTIFRDLQDIQRLGYTITSSRRGSLYQIQNKADFAGSFFTHDMVQALHMGKGLFRYFEGTIFKETLDRAISMITASTNPYGDTPQEIDRGFSVQLGPCRDYRDKRDVVDEVISALYGGYRLRITYVKMGEVPKTFSLSPYRMIIYHDSLYLLGLKEGDSFLKIFHITRIDEAEQEERVAHFDPALLEEYEDKAVHSFGIMTYGSKERVRLRFAAESASFIYERVWHESQKIEETKSGDIILTMDVFCNDELVTWVLGLSGALRDIAPPCLKEMVQRRCYDLCNL, from the coding sequence GTGGACCGTAAAGTACTTCGTGTGTTTACTCTCATACAAATTCTGCTTGATACTACCTACCCCCTCAGTCTTGACGATATGGAGTTACGTCTTGAAGAGCGGGGAATTGCCCTGCCCAGCAGGCGGACCATATTTCGCGATTTACAGGATATTCAGCGGTTAGGCTATACAATCACCTCTTCACGGCGCGGGAGTCTGTATCAGATACAAAACAAGGCAGACTTTGCCGGCAGTTTTTTTACTCACGATATGGTGCAAGCCCTGCACATGGGCAAGGGGCTTTTTCGCTATTTTGAAGGAACCATATTTAAGGAAACCCTTGATCGCGCCATTTCTATGATTACCGCCTCCACCAACCCCTATGGCGATACTCCCCAAGAGATAGACCGGGGGTTTTCTGTGCAGCTGGGACCGTGTCGGGACTATCGAGATAAGCGCGATGTTGTTGATGAAGTAATTTCTGCTCTATATGGTGGGTATCGATTACGCATTACCTATGTAAAAATGGGGGAGGTTCCCAAGACATTCTCCCTTTCGCCCTATCGCATGATTATCTATCATGACTCCCTGTATCTGCTTGGCTTGAAAGAGGGGGACTCCTTTCTGAAAATATTTCATATTACTCGAATTGATGAGGCTGAACAGGAAGAGAGGGTTGCACATTTTGATCCCGCTCTTTTGGAAGAGTATGAGGACAAGGCGGTGCACTCCTTCGGTATCATGACTTATGGATCCAAAGAGCGGGTTCGTCTGCGCTTTGCTGCGGAGAGTGCATCCTTTATTTATGAACGCGTCTGGCATGAGTCACAGAAAATTGAAGAGACTAAGTCTGGAGATATTATTCTCACCATGGACGTTTTCTGCAATGATGAGCTTGTTACATGGGTCTTGGGATTGAGTGGGGCTCTTCGTGATATTGCTCCACCGTGCTTGAAAGAGATGGTACAACGTCGGTGTTACGACCTCTGTAACTTATAA
- the cysK gene encoding cysteine synthase A — MAVFKDNSESIGNTPLVELTHLTKGAYARVLAKIEGRNPAFSVKCRVGANMVWDAEKKGVLVPGGTIVEPTSGNTGIALAFVAAARGYRLILTMPDTMSIERRRVLAAFGAEVILTPGHLGMKGAIERAEEIVAEGENFFLPQQFKNPANPEIHFTTTGPEIWRDTDGTIDIFVAGVGTGGTISGVSRYIKEVQQKKILSIAVEPEESPVISQTIEGIPLKPGPHKIQGIGAGFIPDTLDLSCIDGVETVSGDAAYETARRLAREEGLLSGISCGAAVSVALRLAQRAENAGKTIVTVLPDAGERYLSTPLFSPPA, encoded by the coding sequence ATGGCTGTATTTAAAGACAATTCGGAGTCCATTGGTAATACCCCCTTGGTTGAACTTACTCATCTTACCAAGGGAGCATATGCACGGGTGCTTGCAAAAATAGAGGGGCGAAACCCCGCATTTTCTGTAAAATGCCGTGTAGGGGCAAATATGGTATGGGATGCAGAAAAAAAGGGGGTTCTTGTTCCGGGAGGAACCATCGTAGAACCAACCAGTGGGAATACGGGTATTGCCCTGGCATTTGTTGCGGCAGCACGGGGATATCGCCTTATTCTTACCATGCCGGATACCATGAGTATTGAGCGGCGCCGGGTTCTTGCTGCCTTTGGGGCCGAGGTCATTCTTACGCCGGGGCATCTCGGTATGAAAGGAGCCATAGAGCGTGCTGAAGAAATTGTGGCAGAAGGAGAAAACTTCTTTCTTCCACAGCAGTTCAAAAACCCGGCAAATCCCGAAATCCATTTTACTACAACCGGCCCTGAAATATGGCGTGACACCGATGGTACTATTGATATTTTTGTTGCAGGGGTTGGTACGGGAGGTACTATTAGCGGCGTTTCTCGATATATCAAAGAGGTGCAGCAAAAAAAGATCCTCTCCATTGCCGTAGAACCTGAAGAGAGCCCGGTTATATCTCAAACTATAGAGGGAATCCCTCTCAAGCCAGGCCCTCATAAGATACAGGGTATTGGTGCGGGATTTATTCCCGATACGCTTGATCTGTCATGTATCGATGGAGTTGAAACCGTTTCAGGAGATGCGGCGTATGAAACTGCACGACGTCTTGCCCGGGAGGAAGGACTTCTCTCTGGTATTTCCTGTGGTGCCGCAGTTTCTGTAGCACTTCGTTTGGCCCAACGTGCGGAAAATGCTGGTAAAACCATTGTTACGGTTCTTCCCGATGCGGGAGAGCGATATCTAAGCACGCCCTTATTTTCACCCCCCGCATAA
- a CDS encoding GNAT family N-acetyltransferase → MSTNLSPHAVLITERLRMRPMTEHDTDLVVAWRNQERIKDILEYPPDSDLTAEQHRDWFFKTRNTRIDYVLCLRSCHTPIGVWSLKKSGEERFGYACEQGRYIGDTAFLGKGYAREASVAWMWFAFTLLKLDAIVSLHKIDNLAPQHINASFGFEYFSSAAYSERFTTMVLHRHVWNQNCSTYATPTIERPEEIFTNKEV, encoded by the coding sequence ATGTCCACAAACCTCTCACCTCACGCCGTGTTGATAACCGAACGACTTCGTATGCGTCCCATGACAGAGCATGATACTGATCTGGTCGTTGCTTGGCGGAATCAAGAACGAATCAAGGATATTCTTGAATACCCTCCGGATAGTGATCTTACAGCGGAACAGCACCGTGATTGGTTTTTTAAAACCAGAAATACTCGTATAGACTATGTGCTTTGTCTTCGATCATGCCACACTCCCATAGGAGTGTGGTCGCTTAAAAAGAGCGGAGAAGAACGTTTTGGATATGCATGTGAGCAGGGCCGCTACATTGGTGATACGGCCTTTCTTGGAAAGGGGTATGCCCGAGAAGCATCGGTGGCGTGGATGTGGTTTGCCTTCACCCTCCTAAAGCTTGATGCCATTGTGTCACTTCATAAGATTGATAATCTTGCGCCACAGCATATCAACGCATCCTTTGGCTTTGAGTACTTTTCATCAGCTGCCTATTCAGAACGATTTACCACTATGGTCCTGCATCGCCATGTGTGGAATCAAAATTGTTCCACCTATGCAACTCCAACTATTGAACGTCCTGAAGAAATTTTTACAAACAAGGAGGTGTAG
- a CDS encoding PseG/SpsG family protein, whose translation MILFFCTASSTHGMGHLMRCRSLAMGCKERALSCGMIGPSLSWQNKNDRDLFDIWIARSSWRGDREEADSLCALAVQYGASFLVIDDYTPGEEFQKIVHNFSLPWLQFDYSGNVSLWGDYIVNASLGAHDLPYRAVIQNPAAKLFLGPDFALLRPEFRCTDVQKKGQNILVSFGGGDDRGAVLFVVQALLPVLSGEEQIYILSGAQNPRNTEIQRWISHNGRGRVEFFCNPPYVANLFTACRMAVLAGGTTTYEAACCKLPMILVSIAENQVRQARAWHNSGGARYLGSFPNVTKEAVQNAYMQLSQSSSYVDRICSALSCVDGGGAQRLAKIIDERSHDVHKPLTSRRVDNRTTSYASHDRA comes from the coding sequence GTGATTCTTTTCTTCTGCACAGCTTCTTCAACCCACGGTATGGGGCATTTAATGCGGTGTCGCTCCCTTGCTATGGGGTGTAAAGAACGTGCCCTTTCATGCGGCATGATTGGACCGTCTCTCTCGTGGCAAAACAAGAACGACCGCGATCTATTCGATATATGGATTGCACGCTCATCTTGGCGCGGAGACCGTGAAGAGGCTGATAGCCTCTGTGCCTTGGCAGTGCAGTATGGGGCATCCTTTCTTGTGATCGATGACTATACTCCGGGGGAAGAGTTTCAAAAAATAGTACATAATTTCTCTCTGCCGTGGCTACAGTTTGATTATTCCGGAAATGTGTCTCTGTGGGGAGATTATATTGTTAATGCAAGTTTAGGCGCCCATGATCTTCCCTATAGGGCTGTTATACAAAATCCCGCAGCAAAATTATTTCTTGGTCCTGACTTCGCTCTTCTCCGTCCGGAATTTCGGTGTACTGATGTTCAAAAAAAGGGGCAAAACATACTTGTTTCTTTTGGTGGCGGTGATGATCGTGGGGCAGTTCTCTTTGTGGTACAAGCACTTCTTCCAGTACTGTCGGGAGAGGAACAAATCTATATCCTTTCGGGAGCGCAAAACCCTCGTAATACTGAAATTCAGCGGTGGATTTCTCACAACGGTAGGGGGCGGGTTGAGTTTTTCTGTAATCCCCCATATGTGGCCAACCTTTTTACAGCATGTCGTATGGCTGTGTTGGCTGGCGGGACAACAACCTATGAGGCGGCCTGCTGCAAACTCCCCATGATACTTGTCTCCATAGCTGAAAATCAGGTTCGCCAAGCACGGGCATGGCATAATTCTGGAGGTGCAAGGTATCTTGGTTCCTTTCCAAATGTGACCAAAGAAGCCGTGCAGAACGCGTATATGCAGCTCTCTCAATCTTCCTCGTATGTAGACCGAATATGCTCTGCCCTTTCGTGTGTTGACGGGGGCGGAGCGCAGCGTCTTGCCAAAATCATAGATGAAAGGAGTCATGATGTCCACAAACCTCTCACCTCACGCCGTGTTGATAACCGAACGACTTCGTATGCGTCCCATGACAGAGCATGA
- a CDS encoding peptidase U32 family protein, whose product MAQSAPLPELLAPAGDAESFKAAIAAGADAIFFGLPAFSARSRAKNISLKEMPDLLELAHRHGVRTYLTMNTLLLDHEIHPAVNLLKKCFEMGLSAVIIQDWGLLRILKENLSPDAIHSSTQMTTHNEGQIHFLSRHGIGQINLSRELSLEEAHSLCKTCHSHHIVPEIFVHGALCTSFSGQCYFSMSLYGHAGNRGDCVQPCRRQYTRTENSQGLRPFNLRDNSLFAHGAKLLEIGAGSVKIEGRIKDASYVWTIVSAWREHLRNIGVGDTSEGDDPRLHRVFNRTFTDAYARGAISPEMFSPHDGSAAQQEGGTVCAYHADTKTLHLSTGILPKGALCTLFTTKGEFVCTGIINNVHRNNTYTFTITNKLVRKIQRTQNVFFTPPDISAHTRKQKITEIEQKKRRVTVHLSGEYGNPLRCRFVIDSSNEFCVSKRTLERAQNRALTRKTLKHHLDTLHSSGISVVIGEMNLPEHPFLPVGDLKQIRNTIRDSVQRTYRRKSPSIPIPPLPPVRKNHRARLAYITDSPQEATRLAKQKKLVFCDVPRRISEKITAFFQSSPRVLPIFPAILIGHDYTAACVFLEKIPQKRIFCENTGIALAASMLGKEVILGSRANITNSYGIELFSHSLSLCGVVPSREISPHDVSSLRPPPGIPLWHPLLTRDFLLESRACLAARSRSCLHPCTSPQNAGCTISHVLHGIEGEKIRIEKTPEEYSCLYGEKALSYTSYIELLNTISVFTVDLRVYPPGTKRETCLTQAEAFIQKPTPSFTFSQSCRPSHFCTKNTETSVQDVFCPKRN is encoded by the coding sequence ATGGCTCAATCAGCACCATTGCCGGAACTACTCGCCCCTGCGGGTGATGCGGAATCATTTAAGGCAGCCATTGCTGCCGGTGCAGACGCTATATTTTTTGGTCTCCCCGCCTTTAGTGCACGAAGTCGTGCAAAAAACATTTCCCTTAAGGAGATGCCGGATCTACTCGAATTAGCCCATCGTCATGGGGTTCGTACCTACCTTACCATGAATACTCTTCTTCTCGATCATGAGATACACCCAGCCGTGAATCTCCTCAAGAAGTGTTTTGAAATGGGGCTTTCCGCGGTTATTATCCAAGATTGGGGCCTTCTTCGTATTTTAAAAGAAAACCTTTCTCCAGACGCCATACATAGTTCAACCCAAATGACAACACATAATGAAGGACAGATTCACTTTCTCAGCCGTCACGGCATTGGTCAGATCAATCTCTCCCGCGAACTCTCGCTTGAAGAAGCGCACTCCCTTTGTAAGACATGCCACAGCCATCATATTGTTCCTGAAATATTTGTCCATGGAGCCCTATGCACATCCTTCTCCGGTCAGTGCTATTTTAGTATGAGTTTGTATGGACACGCGGGAAACCGCGGTGACTGTGTGCAACCATGTCGCCGTCAATACACACGTACAGAAAACTCGCAAGGCCTTCGCCCCTTTAATCTTCGTGATAATTCTCTCTTTGCTCATGGAGCAAAACTCCTTGAAATAGGAGCTGGTAGTGTAAAAATTGAAGGAAGAATTAAAGATGCGTCCTATGTGTGGACGATTGTCTCTGCATGGAGAGAGCACCTTCGAAACATCGGTGTAGGGGATACATCTGAAGGGGATGATCCACGTCTGCATAGAGTATTCAACCGAACCTTCACCGACGCCTATGCACGAGGGGCCATCTCTCCAGAGATGTTTTCTCCTCATGACGGTTCTGCGGCACAACAGGAAGGTGGTACGGTATGCGCATATCATGCAGACACGAAAACACTACACCTGTCCACGGGGATACTTCCGAAAGGGGCGCTTTGCACCCTTTTTACTACAAAAGGTGAATTTGTGTGTACTGGCATTATTAATAACGTTCATAGGAATAACACCTATACCTTTACGATAACAAATAAACTGGTCCGCAAAATTCAACGAACACAGAATGTCTTTTTTACTCCTCCTGACATTTCAGCTCATACACGCAAACAGAAAATAACAGAAATTGAACAGAAGAAACGACGTGTAACCGTACACCTTTCCGGTGAATATGGAAATCCCCTGCGTTGTCGCTTTGTGATAGATTCATCCAATGAGTTCTGTGTATCAAAACGAACCCTCGAAAGGGCACAAAATCGTGCATTGACTCGCAAAACGCTGAAACACCACTTGGACACCCTGCACTCCTCAGGCATCTCCGTTGTCATAGGAGAAATGAATCTTCCTGAGCACCCCTTTCTTCCCGTGGGTGACCTCAAACAAATCCGTAATACTATTCGCGACTCCGTCCAACGTACATACCGTAGGAAAAGCCCTTCCATCCCCATACCACCACTTCCCCCTGTTCGGAAAAATCATCGTGCTCGCCTTGCGTATATCACAGACTCTCCACAGGAAGCAACACGGCTTGCAAAACAAAAGAAACTGGTCTTCTGCGATGTCCCTCGACGTATCTCTGAAAAAATAACTGCCTTTTTTCAATCTTCGCCGAGGGTACTCCCGATCTTTCCAGCGATACTCATAGGCCATGATTATACTGCAGCTTGCGTGTTCTTAGAAAAGATTCCCCAAAAACGCATCTTTTGTGAAAATACGGGGATTGCCCTGGCAGCATCCATGCTTGGTAAGGAAGTAATCCTCGGTAGCAGAGCAAACATTACCAACTCTTACGGTATAGAGCTATTCTCACACTCCCTCTCTCTCTGTGGCGTTGTTCCTTCTCGTGAAATATCCCCACATGATGTCTCATCCTTGCGTCCTCCTCCAGGAATACCTCTCTGGCATCCTCTGCTTACGCGAGATTTTCTCTTGGAAAGCCGCGCGTGTTTGGCAGCACGTTCCCGTAGCTGCCTCCATCCGTGTACCTCCCCCCAAAACGCAGGATGCACCATATCACACGTTCTCCATGGTATAGAGGGAGAAAAAATTCGCATAGAAAAAACACCTGAGGAATACAGCTGTCTCTATGGCGAAAAGGCCCTCTCCTATACGTCCTACATCGAGTTACTCAATACCATATCCGTCTTTACTGTTGATTTGCGGGTATATCCTCCCGGAACAAAACGTGAAACCTGTCTTACGCAGGCCGAAGCTTTCATACAAAAACCAACTCCCTCTTTCACTTTTTCCCAGAGTTGCCGCCCCTCTCATTTCTGTACGAAAAATACTGAAACATCTGTACAAGATGTATTTTGCCCCAAAAGGAATTAG
- the pseI gene encoding pseudaminic acid synthase: MAVRIVAELSANHQNDFSIAAKTIRAMAHAGADAIKVQTYRPESLTLNSQDGYFAPRKEGLWKGYTPWELYSIAAMPYEWQPKLQALTEELGMTFFSSPFDRHGVDFLESLDCPMYKIASLEINHLPLIEYVASMGKPVLISTGAADEHDIEAALAACRRQGNEDVTLLQCTSHYPATRGEANLRTIPDMKQRFGVSVGVSDHTLGACVPAAAVALGAEVVEKHCTLNRSHGGPDAPFSLEPNEFAEMVRVVRNTEEALGTVSYAVDEKDRVRRRSLFATQDIARGERFREDNIAVLRPGHGIPPRFYHGILGTQAQEEIKRGTPLRMEHITL, translated from the coding sequence GTGGCTGTACGTATCGTTGCGGAACTTTCGGCGAACCACCAAAATGATTTTTCCATAGCTGCAAAAACGATTCGCGCCATGGCTCATGCTGGTGCTGATGCCATTAAGGTGCAAACCTATCGACCTGAAAGTCTTACCCTAAACAGTCAAGATGGTTATTTTGCTCCCCGTAAAGAGGGGTTATGGAAGGGATATACCCCATGGGAACTCTACTCAATAGCCGCCATGCCCTATGAGTGGCAACCCAAATTGCAGGCTCTTACGGAAGAACTCGGCATGACCTTTTTCTCCTCTCCCTTTGATAGACATGGTGTTGATTTTCTCGAGTCTCTGGACTGTCCCATGTATAAGATCGCCTCCTTGGAGATAAATCATCTTCCCCTTATTGAGTATGTTGCCAGTATGGGTAAACCTGTCTTAATCTCAACGGGGGCTGCAGATGAGCATGATATTGAAGCTGCTCTTGCAGCATGTCGTCGTCAAGGAAATGAGGATGTTACCTTGTTACAATGTACTTCGCACTATCCAGCCACTCGAGGCGAAGCAAATCTTCGCACGATTCCTGATATGAAACAACGCTTTGGTGTTTCCGTTGGGGTCTCAGACCATACCTTGGGGGCCTGTGTTCCCGCGGCGGCGGTTGCTCTGGGGGCAGAAGTTGTTGAAAAACACTGTACTCTTAATCGATCACACGGCGGACCTGATGCTCCTTTTTCTCTTGAGCCCAATGAGTTTGCTGAGATGGTGCGGGTTGTGCGAAATACTGAGGAAGCTCTTGGAACAGTGTCCTATGCAGTAGATGAAAAAGATCGTGTGCGTCGACGTTCTCTTTTTGCAACGCAGGATATTGCTAGGGGAGAACGCTTTCGTGAAGATAATATAGCTGTTCTCCGGCCGGGGCACGGAATACCGCCGCGTTTCTACCATGGTATTCTGGGAACACAGGCTCAAGAAGAAATTAAGAGAGGTACTCCTCTTCGCATGGAGCATATTACTCTTTAG
- the pseF gene encoding pseudaminic acid cytidylyltransferase: MSSFRLCVIPARGGSKRIPGKNSKHFCGKPVIAYSIEAAQKSECFDRIIVSTDSEKIGALAREYGADVPFMRPAHIADDFTPTRPVIQHAIKEIEASGVAVSHVCCVYPTAPFIRAEDIRRGFEELLARKGDFAFSVTSFPYPVQRALSITPDTFTTMLWPEHAQSRSQDLTEAYHDAGQFYWGTVSAFLSDTPTFEGRSIPIILPRHRVQDLDTPEDWKRATVMYRTLMKEETE, from the coding sequence GTGTCGTCCTTTCGTCTATGCGTCATTCCTGCCCGTGGCGGGAGCAAACGTATTCCCGGAAAAAACAGCAAGCACTTTTGTGGTAAGCCCGTGATCGCCTATTCGATTGAAGCGGCACAGAAAAGTGAGTGTTTTGATCGTATAATTGTCTCAACGGATAGTGAAAAAATCGGGGCGCTTGCCCGGGAGTATGGTGCTGACGTTCCCTTTATGCGCCCTGCTCATATTGCTGACGATTTTACTCCCACCCGACCAGTTATTCAACATGCAATCAAAGAGATAGAAGCCTCTGGGGTAGCTGTGAGCCACGTCTGTTGTGTATATCCCACGGCTCCTTTTATTCGTGCTGAGGATATACGCCGTGGTTTTGAGGAGTTACTTGCGCGTAAAGGGGATTTTGCTTTTTCTGTTACCTCTTTTCCGTACCCGGTGCAACGGGCTCTCTCTATCACCCCGGATACGTTTACCACCATGTTGTGGCCAGAGCATGCACAAAGTCGTTCGCAAGATCTTACTGAGGCATATCACGATGCGGGGCAGTTTTACTGGGGAACTGTTTCCGCCTTTCTCTCTGACACTCCGACTTTTGAAGGGCGTTCAATTCCTATTATTCTACCGAGACATCGTGTGCAAGATCTTGATACCCCTGAAGACTGGAAACGAGCCACCGTAATGTATCGAACGCTCATGAAGGAAGAGACGGAGTGA